A window of the Streptomyces albireticuli genome harbors these coding sequences:
- a CDS encoding MFS transporter: protein MVGRRPLGRRFGWLWAAYAVSTFGTWLAFDAFALIAILVLHAGPTAVSMLSATGLAVGAAVAVPLGPWVEFRRKRPVMVAMDLTRFVALISVPAAYALGLLGFVQLLVVSVVVGAADIAFNAASGACLKALVPPEDLLVANGRFESTTWTATVLGPPAGTAAIGLFGPVMTVAANAVSFLLSAVGIRAIGGGEPLPARTGAYGKRLRPGDLLDGWRYILNDPALCPLFFNTVLISGLIMATLPPLAVLMLGDLGFAPWQYGLAFGLPCVGGIIGSRLARRLVPRFGRHKVMLTAGALRACWSLGLAFIRPGVAGLVLVIAIEFGLITCMGVFNPVFATYRLDRTPPDRVARTLSAWSVTSKVTVAAMTALWGLLGGVTGPRTAIAVAGLLMLITPFLLPRHDRTPHPEHDPARSRT from the coding sequence ATGGTGGGCAGGAGGCCGTTGGGCCGGCGGTTCGGGTGGCTGTGGGCGGCGTACGCGGTCAGTACGTTCGGCACGTGGCTCGCGTTCGACGCGTTCGCCCTGATCGCGATCCTTGTGCTGCACGCCGGGCCGACCGCGGTCTCGATGCTGTCGGCGACGGGGCTGGCGGTAGGGGCGGCGGTCGCGGTGCCGCTCGGTCCATGGGTGGAGTTCCGCCGCAAGCGGCCGGTGATGGTCGCGATGGACCTGACCCGGTTCGTGGCGCTGATCAGCGTCCCCGCCGCGTACGCACTCGGGCTGCTCGGATTCGTCCAGCTCCTGGTCGTGTCCGTCGTCGTCGGTGCGGCGGACATCGCCTTCAACGCGGCCAGTGGTGCCTGTCTGAAGGCGCTCGTGCCACCGGAGGACCTGCTCGTCGCGAACGGACGCTTCGAGTCCACGACCTGGACCGCCACCGTGCTCGGACCGCCGGCCGGCACGGCCGCGATCGGGCTGTTCGGCCCGGTGATGACCGTGGCGGCCAACGCGGTCAGCTTCCTCCTCTCGGCCGTGGGGATCCGTGCGATCGGCGGCGGCGAGCCGCTTCCGGCGCGCACCGGCGCGTACGGGAAGCGGCTCCGGCCCGGCGACCTGCTCGACGGGTGGCGGTACATCCTGAACGACCCGGCCCTGTGCCCTTTGTTCTTCAACACGGTCCTGATCAGCGGCCTGATCATGGCCACGTTGCCGCCGCTCGCCGTTCTCATGCTCGGAGACCTCGGGTTCGCCCCCTGGCAGTACGGCCTCGCGTTCGGCCTGCCCTGCGTCGGCGGCATCATCGGCTCGCGGCTGGCCCGCCGACTCGTCCCACGGTTCGGTCGGCACAAGGTCATGCTCACCGCCGGGGCGCTGCGCGCGTGCTGGTCGCTCGGGCTGGCCTTCATCCGCCCCGGCGTGGCCGGGCTCGTGCTCGTCATCGCGATCGAGTTCGGCCTGATCACCTGCATGGGCGTGTTCAACCCGGTGTTCGCCACCTACCGGCTCGACCGGACGCCGCCGGACCGGGTCGCCCGCACCCTGTCGGCGTGGTCGGTCACCAGCAAGGTGACCGTCGCGGCCATGACCGCGCTGTGGGGCCTGCTGGGCGGCGTCACCGGCCCCCGTACCGCGATCGCCGTCGCGGGTCTCCTCATGCTGATCACCCCTTTCCTGCTTCCGCGGCACGACCGCACGCCGCACCCCGAGCACGATCCGGCCCGGAGCCGGACGTGA
- a CDS encoding DUF6234 family protein, producing MMFTSPAPERRRPWSHRTRRGVDLAFAIPLFLLETAWLVLDWMFGLGLEVWAAQGERERIDAARLAHLGRVRVLLIAVLVTAVLAGIFRARWTVIAHLLVALLAGGVLVVAQHQWDSGHAPSPGCVRYSAHC from the coding sequence ATGATGTTCACCTCTCCGGCGCCGGAGCGCCGCCGTCCCTGGTCGCACCGGACACGCCGGGGCGTCGACCTCGCCTTCGCGATCCCGTTGTTCCTGCTGGAGACGGCGTGGCTCGTGCTGGACTGGATGTTCGGCCTCGGCCTGGAGGTATGGGCGGCGCAAGGCGAACGGGAGCGGATCGACGCGGCCCGCCTCGCGCACCTCGGGCGGGTGCGGGTGCTGCTGATCGCCGTCCTCGTCACGGCGGTGCTCGCGGGAATCTTCCGTGCCCGCTGGACGGTGATCGCGCACCTGCTGGTGGCCCTCCTGGCCGGAGGGGTGCTGGTGGTCGCACAGCACCAGTGGGACAGCGGCCATGCTCCGTCGCCCGGGTGCGTCCGCTACAGCGCGCACTGCTGA
- a CDS encoding vWA domain-containing protein, with translation MSANRIQHKVNHVALVVDCSGSMRPHQSQLVRVVDEFVAGLKAESDSLGHETRISLYSFDHRVENLVWDMDVKHLPSMRGLYRVNNGATALIEASLKSLDDLGHIWEEYGEHSFLQIVVTDGEENASGGDRRHDGDMAVLGPWLDRIAARMGGLPGHWTSAILVPNSLAKRTAQNYGFPAGNIAIWDADSQEGVEEAIGTVRAAATSFLRAREKGVRGTKNLFAVGQDISIDEVRANLEPVPANKYRLLKVDKEAEIRPFVDSHPGVTYERGACYYQLGARAQVQPNKEVIVVEKDTDRAYTGDAARSLLFGTGIQGTVSVKAGNNPKLEVYVQSRSVNRKLKPGTRLLIMV, from the coding sequence ATGTCCGCCAACAGGATCCAGCACAAGGTGAATCACGTCGCGCTGGTCGTGGACTGTTCGGGTTCCATGCGTCCGCACCAGAGCCAACTCGTGCGGGTGGTAGACGAGTTCGTGGCGGGGCTGAAGGCCGAGTCGGACAGCCTCGGTCACGAGACCCGGATCAGCCTCTACTCCTTCGACCACAGGGTGGAGAACCTGGTCTGGGACATGGACGTGAAGCACCTGCCGTCCATGCGCGGTCTGTACCGCGTCAACAACGGTGCCACGGCCCTCATCGAGGCTTCCCTGAAGTCCCTGGACGACCTGGGACACATCTGGGAGGAATACGGTGAGCACAGTTTCCTCCAGATCGTGGTGACGGACGGCGAGGAGAACGCCTCCGGCGGCGACAGGCGGCACGACGGCGACATGGCCGTCCTCGGCCCATGGCTGGACAGGATCGCGGCGAGGATGGGCGGGCTCCCGGGCCACTGGACGTCCGCGATCCTCGTCCCGAACTCCCTGGCCAAGCGGACCGCCCAGAACTACGGCTTCCCGGCCGGGAACATCGCCATCTGGGACGCGGATTCCCAGGAGGGCGTCGAGGAGGCCATCGGCACCGTGCGCGCCGCCGCCACCAGCTTCCTCCGGGCCCGCGAGAAGGGTGTGCGCGGCACGAAGAACCTGTTCGCCGTCGGTCAGGACATCTCCATCGACGAGGTGCGGGCGAACCTCGAACCGGTCCCGGCGAACAAGTACCGGCTCCTGAAGGTCGACAAGGAGGCCGAGATCCGCCCCTTCGTCGATTCGCATCCGGGTGTGACGTACGAACGCGGTGCCTGTTACTACCAGCTGGGCGCCCGGGCCCAGGTCCAGCCGAACAAGGAGGTCATCGTGGTGGAGAAGGACACCGACCGCGCCTACACGGGCGACGCGGCGCGCAGCCTTCTGTTCGGTACGGGCATCCAGGGGACCGTCTCGGTGAAGGCGGGGAACAACCCCAAGCTGGAGGTCTATGTGCAGAGCCGTTCGGTGAACAGGAAGCTCAAGCCCGGTACGCGCCTGCTCATCATGGTCTGA
- a CDS encoding VOC family protein: MTSKFTELAIDCADPRGLARFWCSVLDYEVRDEDEGIVIIGSPAVPEGRNRPGPVPPALTFARVPEGKAVKNRLHIDVNPADRDQDEEVRRLLGLGARYADVGQGEESWVVLADPEGNEFCVLADRCP; this comes from the coding sequence ATGACCAGTAAGTTCACCGAGCTCGCGATCGACTGCGCCGATCCCCGTGGTCTCGCCCGGTTCTGGTGCTCGGTCCTCGACTACGAGGTGCGGGACGAGGACGAGGGAATCGTCATCATCGGCTCCCCCGCGGTGCCCGAGGGCAGGAACCGCCCCGGCCCGGTGCCACCGGCGTTGACGTTCGCGCGCGTGCCCGAGGGCAAGGCCGTCAAGAACAGGCTTCACATCGACGTCAACCCGGCCGACAGGGACCAGGACGAAGAGGTCCGCCGCCTGCTCGGCCTGGGCGCTCGGTACGCCGACGTCGGCCAAGGCGAGGAGAGCTGGGTCGTGCTCGCCGACCCGGAGGGGAACGAGTTCTGCGTCCTCGCGGACCGCTGCCCCTGA
- a CDS encoding alpha/beta fold hydrolase, which yields MTKHGINAAAVSAAVVLAAFGPAPGSAAASPHSRTAGPGPAVVSRFVPAPCPKPPEPIAALSTARCGFLEVPENRSLKVPENHAATAGRTIRLAVAVIPATSAKPAEDPVVFMAGGPGGDTFDDIPFLVDSGLNRDRALIVMAQRGNLYDRPHLACPELDRFSAEYVGLGHDSRQAERLLLDSVKNCRNRLAADGTDLSAYNTTENAADFADLRTALGIPRWNVYGYSYGSDLALTYLREHPQGIRAVAIDSVTPPHIATLPWTWSSAREGIENLLDVCAAEPGCKRRYPDLRRTLTEQVRRLEARPLTLNARPPSGGDPVKVVLDGGALLNLLVANAVKPPDVPAAIEELAHGRPERFARARAADSVQTVGRTAHGLTESVACAEWVPGSTPSDVLKAGRWAFPGWPDTVLAQAPQLPFQHRVCRVWDVPDRTSTQRVATVSTVPTLIVSGTFDTKTGASWAREAARTLPRSTSVRIPGIGHWVVPQSPCAQRVLASFLARPTAPDTDCVAGLTPKPFTIIPK from the coding sequence ATGACCAAGCACGGCATCAACGCGGCGGCGGTCTCGGCCGCCGTGGTCCTGGCGGCATTCGGTCCGGCACCGGGGAGTGCCGCCGCATCGCCTCACAGCCGCACCGCCGGGCCCGGCCCGGCCGTCGTGTCGCGGTTCGTGCCCGCTCCCTGCCCGAAGCCACCCGAGCCGATAGCCGCGCTGAGCACCGCGCGGTGCGGCTTCCTGGAGGTCCCTGAAAACCGCTCCCTGAAAGTGCCCGAGAACCACGCCGCCACGGCCGGCCGGACGATCCGGCTGGCCGTGGCGGTCATTCCCGCCACGTCGGCGAAGCCCGCCGAGGACCCGGTGGTGTTCATGGCGGGAGGCCCCGGCGGCGACACGTTCGACGACATTCCCTTCCTCGTCGACTCCGGCCTGAACCGGGACCGCGCGCTGATCGTCATGGCCCAGCGCGGCAACCTCTACGACCGGCCCCACCTCGCCTGCCCGGAGCTGGACCGGTTCTCCGCGGAGTACGTAGGGCTCGGCCACGACTCACGGCAGGCGGAACGGCTCCTGCTGGACTCGGTGAAGAACTGCCGGAACCGCCTGGCGGCCGACGGGACCGACCTGAGCGCCTACAACACCACCGAGAACGCCGCCGACTTCGCCGACCTGCGCACGGCACTGGGCATCCCCCGGTGGAACGTCTACGGCTACTCCTACGGCAGCGACCTGGCCCTCACCTACCTTCGCGAACACCCCCAGGGGATTCGCGCGGTGGCGATCGACTCGGTCACTCCTCCGCACATCGCGACCCTGCCGTGGACCTGGAGCAGCGCCCGTGAGGGCATCGAGAACCTCCTGGACGTGTGCGCGGCCGAGCCCGGTTGCAAGAGACGCTACCCGGACCTCCGCCGCACCCTCACCGAGCAGGTGCGCAGGCTGGAAGCACGGCCCTTGACGCTGAACGCGCGGCCACCGAGCGGAGGGGACCCGGTGAAGGTCGTCCTCGACGGGGGAGCGCTGCTGAACCTGCTGGTCGCCAACGCCGTCAAGCCGCCCGATGTCCCCGCGGCGATCGAAGAGCTCGCCCACGGACGTCCGGAGCGTTTCGCGCGGGCCCGCGCGGCCGACTCGGTCCAGACCGTCGGCCGGACCGCCCACGGCCTGACGGAGTCGGTGGCGTGTGCCGAGTGGGTGCCGGGCTCCACGCCGTCCGACGTGCTGAAGGCGGGGCGGTGGGCCTTCCCCGGGTGGCCGGACACGGTCCTGGCCCAGGCGCCGCAGCTTCCGTTCCAGCACCGGGTGTGCCGCGTCTGGGACGTACCGGACCGCACCTCCACCCAGCGGGTCGCCACCGTCAGCACGGTGCCGACACTCATCGTCTCCGGGACGTTCGACACGAAGACCGGGGCGAGCTGGGCGCGGGAGGCGGCCCGTACGCTGCCCCGCTCGACATCCGTGCGGATCCCCGGGATCGGGCACTGGGTGGTCCCGCAATCGCCCTGCGCGCAACGGGTGCTGGCCTCGTTCCTCGCCCGTCCGACCGCGCCCGACACCGACTGCGTGGCCGGTCTCACCCCGAAACCGTTCACGATCATCCCGAAGTGA
- a CDS encoding alpha/beta fold hydrolase produces the protein MALDHAPRRRRRTARRLHAAPAAVATGILVTGLLATPARAEPGTSAGAATGTVARTAGDARFEPGPCPKTPEPIAALARARCGTLTVPENRAKPDGRKITLGVAIVPAAAAEPKPDPIVWLAGGPGDDAVGEAKMAVDGGLNRDRDVILMSQRGTYSADPALTCRDIDEFNARAVGLVQDAPSTERLHVDATRACRDRLAGRGADLGAYNDTESAADYADLRVALGIDRWNVFGISYGTHLALIYMRQHPQGIRSVGIDGILPPSKAGSALTWSSARQGFDGLFKACAEQPECARRYPDLPATFERLVRELEAHPVTTTVTVPGHPDPVKVVLDGGALVNWLTSATHVAEGVPRSLDELAHGNPRRVAEQWAGGKVSPQAFGRVAHGLAYGVFCSEWVPYESRTEALRGGREAFPSFPRSVLAQAPQLTFLRPDCAVWNVPAAPPSIRDVTRSDIPTLALSGGFDAQTGAANGPYVARALSRATVVTVPYEPHVVFATSKCAQEITVSFFDDPTAPKTGCLTGLEPPRFEIGP, from the coding sequence ATGGCACTCGACCACGCACCCCGCCGTCGCCGCCGCACCGCGCGCCGGCTCCACGCCGCGCCGGCCGCGGTGGCGACCGGAATCCTCGTCACCGGCCTGCTCGCGACGCCCGCACGCGCGGAACCCGGCACCTCCGCGGGAGCGGCGACCGGCACGGTCGCCCGGACGGCGGGCGACGCCCGTTTCGAGCCGGGCCCCTGCCCGAAGACGCCCGAGCCGATCGCCGCGCTCGCAAGAGCCCGCTGCGGAACGCTCACCGTGCCCGAGAACCGTGCGAAGCCCGACGGCCGAAAGATCACCCTCGGTGTCGCGATCGTGCCGGCGGCGGCCGCCGAGCCGAAACCCGACCCGATCGTCTGGCTCGCCGGCGGGCCCGGCGACGACGCCGTCGGGGAGGCGAAGATGGCGGTCGACGGCGGCCTGAACCGCGACCGTGACGTGATCCTCATGTCCCAGCGGGGCACGTACTCGGCCGACCCGGCGCTCACCTGCCGCGACATCGACGAGTTCAACGCACGCGCGGTCGGCCTCGTCCAGGACGCGCCGTCCACCGAGCGCCTGCACGTCGACGCGACGCGCGCCTGCCGCGACCGACTGGCGGGCCGCGGTGCCGACCTCGGCGCCTACAACGACACCGAGAGCGCCGCCGACTACGCGGACCTGCGCGTCGCGCTGGGCATCGACCGGTGGAACGTGTTCGGCATCTCCTACGGCACCCACCTGGCGCTCATCTACATGCGCCAACACCCCCAGGGGATCCGGTCGGTCGGCATCGACGGCATCCTGCCGCCGTCCAAGGCGGGGTCGGCGCTGACCTGGAGCAGCGCCCGGCAGGGCTTCGACGGGCTGTTCAAGGCCTGCGCGGAGCAGCCCGAGTGCGCCCGCCGCTATCCGGACCTGCCCGCCACCTTCGAACGCCTCGTCCGCGAACTCGAAGCCCACCCGGTCACCACCACCGTCACGGTCCCCGGCCACCCGGACCCGGTGAAGGTCGTACTGGACGGCGGAGCCCTGGTGAACTGGCTGACCTCCGCCACCCATGTGGCCGAGGGCGTACCCCGCTCCCTCGACGAGCTGGCCCACGGCAATCCGCGGCGGGTCGCCGAACAGTGGGCGGGCGGCAAGGTCAGCCCCCAGGCCTTCGGCAGGGTCGCCCACGGGCTCGCCTACGGCGTCTTCTGTAGTGAGTGGGTGCCGTACGAGAGCCGGACCGAGGCCCTCCGGGGTGGGCGGGAGGCGTTCCCGTCCTTCCCCCGCTCGGTACTGGCCCAGGCCCCGCAGCTCACCTTCCTCCGTCCGGACTGCGCCGTCTGGAACGTCCCCGCGGCGCCTCCCTCGATCCGGGACGTCACGCGGAGCGACATACCCACCCTCGCCCTGTCGGGCGGCTTCGACGCCCAGACCGGGGCGGCCAACGGGCCGTATGTCGCCCGCGCGCTGAGCCGCGCCACGGTCGTGACGGTGCCCTACGAGCCCCATGTCGTGTTCGCCACGTCCAAGTGCGCCCAGGAGATCACCGTCTCCTTCTTCGACGATCCGACCGCCCCGAAGACCGGATGCCTCACGGGCCTCGAACCGCCCCGGTTCGAGATCGGCCCGTGA
- a CDS encoding TetR/AcrR family transcriptional regulator: MPEPERKPRKDAVRNRAAVFAAADALFAGCRSPEEVTMADIAAAAGVGKGTLFRAFGDRTGLIRALYEARLEPLRTAVEEGPPPLGPATPPLQRVPALLDAVLCFKLDNRHLAQALEGTGTDSPYRTAHYERWHTLLRDLLEGVPGAADSDFTAHALLAATRADLVSYLTDEKDMPREELRERLAKFTAGVLTGTA, from the coding sequence GTGCCCGAACCCGAACGCAAGCCACGCAAGGACGCGGTCCGCAACCGGGCGGCCGTCTTCGCGGCGGCCGACGCCCTCTTCGCCGGCTGCCGGAGTCCCGAAGAAGTGACCATGGCCGACATCGCGGCGGCGGCCGGCGTCGGCAAGGGGACGCTCTTCCGCGCCTTCGGCGACCGCACGGGGCTGATCCGCGCGCTGTACGAGGCCCGGCTCGAACCCCTCAGGACCGCCGTCGAAGAGGGCCCGCCACCGCTGGGCCCCGCCACCCCACCGCTCCAGCGCGTGCCGGCCCTGCTCGACGCCGTCCTGTGCTTCAAGCTCGACAACCGCCACCTCGCACAGGCCCTGGAGGGCACCGGCACGGACAGCCCCTACCGGACGGCACACTACGAGCGCTGGCACACCCTGCTCCGCGACCTGCTGGAAGGTGTCCCGGGAGCGGCCGACAGCGACTTCACCGCCCACGCCCTCCTCGCCGCCACCCGCGCCGACCTCGTCTCCTACCTGACCGACGAGAAGGACATGCCGCGCGAGGAACTACGGGAACGGCTGGCGAAGTTCACCGCCGGGGTTCTCACCGGGACCGCGTGA
- a CDS encoding nuclear transport factor 2 family protein, whose product MPATTSPAELYRHSLSLLLDKDIPAWVGLWAEHGVMEFPFAPPGWPGRLDGREAVAAYMRDYPDHIDLHDFPDLKIHETADPGTLVVEMRGVGRMVTTGSPFDMTYIAVVTVQDGRFTSYRDYWNPLAVRTPGMDLMGSGAR is encoded by the coding sequence ATGCCCGCGACCACCTCGCCGGCGGAGCTGTACCGCCACAGCCTGAGCCTGCTCCTCGACAAGGACATTCCCGCCTGGGTCGGCCTGTGGGCCGAGCACGGAGTGATGGAGTTCCCCTTCGCTCCGCCGGGGTGGCCCGGGCGGCTGGACGGGCGGGAGGCCGTCGCCGCCTACATGCGCGACTACCCCGACCACATCGACCTGCACGACTTCCCCGACCTGAAGATCCACGAGACCGCCGACCCCGGCACCCTCGTGGTCGAGATGCGCGGGGTGGGCCGCATGGTCACGACAGGAAGCCCCTTCGACATGACCTACATCGCCGTCGTGACCGTCCAGGACGGGCGGTTCACCTCTTACCGCGACTACTGGAACCCTCTCGCCGTCCGTACGCCCGGCATGGACCTCATGGGGAGCGGTGCCCGATGA
- a CDS encoding NAD(P)H-binding protein: MTVTGSVTVLVTGATGTTGGRTTARLVAAGHRVKAAGRRGTPLPGAEPVVFDWYDPATFGTALTGADAVYLVPPVGDPDPAAVMLPFLRQARAAGVRRAVLLSSSAIPEGGPAAGAVHRALPGLFEQWAVLRPSWFMQNFTGAHAHADSIRERGVIQTAAGAGRVGFVDADDIAAVAAHALTDDRAPGTDLILTGPEALDHDGIAAIVSQVTGRPVTHHRLTYDGMRDRLTALMPPEFATMLADMDRAIAEGAEDRTTDAVQRLTGRPPRDFRTVAERELSPHRKPAPSGHEE, encoded by the coding sequence ATGACCGTCACCGGCAGTGTCACCGTCCTGGTCACCGGCGCCACCGGTACCACCGGCGGCCGCACCACCGCGCGGCTGGTCGCCGCCGGCCACCGCGTCAAGGCCGCCGGCCGACGGGGCACCCCGCTCCCGGGCGCGGAGCCGGTCGTCTTCGACTGGTACGACCCCGCCACCTTCGGCACCGCCCTCACCGGAGCCGACGCCGTGTACCTCGTCCCGCCCGTCGGTGACCCCGACCCGGCCGCGGTCATGCTGCCCTTCCTGCGGCAGGCCCGCGCCGCCGGTGTCCGTCGCGCCGTACTTCTCAGCTCCTCGGCCATCCCCGAGGGCGGCCCGGCGGCAGGAGCGGTGCACCGGGCCCTGCCCGGTCTGTTCGAGCAGTGGGCGGTGCTGCGGCCCTCCTGGTTCATGCAGAACTTCACCGGCGCGCACGCCCACGCCGACAGCATCCGTGAGCGCGGCGTCATCCAGACCGCGGCCGGGGCCGGCCGGGTCGGCTTCGTCGACGCCGACGACATCGCCGCCGTCGCCGCACACGCCCTGACCGACGACCGCGCCCCCGGTACCGACCTGATCCTGACCGGGCCGGAGGCGCTCGATCACGACGGCATCGCCGCGATCGTCAGCCAGGTCACCGGCCGCCCTGTCACCCACCACCGCCTGACCTACGACGGCATGCGCGACCGGCTCACCGCACTGATGCCGCCGGAGTTCGCCACGATGCTGGCCGACATGGACCGGGCCATCGCCGAGGGCGCCGAGGACCGTACGACCGACGCCGTCCAGCGGCTCACCGGCCGCCCGCCGCGCGATTTCCGGACGGTCGCCGAACGGGAGCTGTCCCCGCACCGGAAACCCGCGCCATCCGGGCACGAAGAGTGA
- a CDS encoding phosphatase PAP2 family protein: MLWATAGVVALGFLVTLEIAARHYTGQPGPITNQVREVIFAPKPGPLYGGMALMMVVLTWRQRFIAAGAAIGIDVVFVLVRWAVDAKTPDGHFFGNGALWVILGCAVIAFTRRTGKERALLLKGVGLGLLLVAGRKTGDTWLLITAKTRSTVLDEYVATADHALGNPSWLAGRILKATGPVGTHVLDLVYAQLAVAAIVVALYQLRNVAAERRFPSHHLVRTFLVIGLLGPGIYMIFPVVGPIFAFGPGTSGTGGLHWAVADLWPDTPLSIGTPHPVPYDGITPRNCMPSLHTAWATAIFIHSRKGPRLLRFAGAFWLVATLSATLGFGYHYGVDLVAGVVFALTVEGALRSLDRGWDRSGTRLVSYGAIVFAALLASYRYLPMEMAEYPWVFGPLLILAMTSVIYGYVRTTKLWEREPEAAPVRRPEPQPELV; this comes from the coding sequence ATCCTGTGGGCCACGGCCGGCGTGGTCGCCCTTGGCTTCCTCGTCACGCTGGAGATCGCCGCACGCCACTACACCGGTCAGCCGGGGCCGATCACCAATCAGGTGAGAGAGGTGATATTCGCCCCCAAGCCAGGGCCGCTGTACGGCGGTATGGCACTGATGATGGTGGTGCTCACCTGGCGGCAACGGTTCATCGCGGCCGGTGCCGCGATCGGTATCGACGTCGTCTTCGTGCTGGTGCGGTGGGCGGTCGACGCGAAGACGCCCGACGGCCACTTCTTCGGCAACGGCGCGCTGTGGGTGATCCTGGGCTGCGCGGTCATCGCCTTCACACGCCGCACCGGCAAGGAACGCGCCCTGCTGCTGAAGGGCGTCGGACTGGGCCTGCTGCTGGTGGCCGGCCGCAAGACCGGTGACACCTGGCTGCTCATCACGGCGAAGACCCGCTCGACGGTGCTCGACGAGTACGTGGCGACCGCCGATCACGCGCTCGGCAATCCGTCGTGGCTGGCAGGCCGGATCCTCAAGGCCACCGGCCCGGTCGGCACCCATGTTCTCGACCTGGTCTACGCGCAGCTCGCGGTGGCCGCGATCGTCGTCGCGCTGTACCAGCTGCGCAACGTGGCCGCCGAGCGCCGCTTCCCGAGCCACCACCTGGTGCGCACCTTCCTGGTGATCGGCCTCCTCGGGCCGGGCATCTACATGATCTTCCCGGTGGTCGGACCGATCTTCGCCTTCGGCCCGGGCACCTCCGGCACCGGCGGTCTGCACTGGGCGGTGGCCGACCTGTGGCCGGACACCCCGCTGTCGATCGGCACCCCGCACCCGGTGCCGTACGACGGGATCACCCCGCGCAACTGCATGCCCAGCCTGCACACGGCCTGGGCCACCGCGATCTTCATTCACTCCCGCAAGGGGCCACGCCTCCTGCGCTTCGCGGGGGCGTTCTGGCTGGTCGCCACGCTCAGCGCCACGCTGGGCTTCGGCTACCACTACGGCGTGGACCTCGTCGCCGGTGTGGTGTTCGCGCTCACGGTCGAGGGAGCGCTGCGCTCGCTCGACCGTGGCTGGGACCGGTCGGGAACCCGGCTGGTCTCCTATGGGGCAATCGTCTTCGCCGCCCTCCTGGCGTCCTACCGCTATCTGCCGATGGAGATGGCCGAGTATCCGTGGGTGTTCGGCCCCCTGCTCATCCTGGCGATGACCTCGGTGATCTACGGCTACGTACGGACCACCAAACTGTGGGAACGGGAACCGGAGGCCGCACCGGTGCGCCGACCGGAACCGCAACCAGAACTGGTGTGA
- the lepB gene encoding signal peptidase I, which produces MGDVVAGERSERDGPGERPGKPAGKARRWGRAGRPGKAQRPLWKELPLLIVVALVLALLIKSFLVQAFSIPSESMQNTLQPGDRVLVDKLTPWFGAKPARGEVVVFHDPGQWMRNHPTPEPNVVQRALGFVGLMPSAGEKDLIKRVVGVAGDTVECEGAGPLKVNGKPLEEPYVFPGDVPCSMNPESRFKVTVPKDRLWVMGDHRQDSEDSRFHQEEEDKGFVPVDKVVGRAVVIAWPVDRWDTLSVPATFGQKGIDKAAAAAPTAVAFVGAVPLVLVRRRPVSRGKSGGTSRS; this is translated from the coding sequence GTGGGGGACGTGGTGGCCGGCGAGCGGTCGGAGCGGGACGGGCCGGGGGAGAGGCCCGGGAAGCCGGCGGGGAAGGCGAGGAGGTGGGGGAGGGCCGGAAGGCCCGGGAAGGCGCAGCGGCCGCTGTGGAAGGAACTTCCCCTGCTCATCGTGGTCGCGCTGGTGCTGGCACTGCTGATCAAGTCCTTCCTGGTGCAGGCGTTCTCGATCCCCTCCGAGTCCATGCAGAACACCCTGCAACCGGGCGACCGGGTCCTGGTCGACAAGCTGACCCCGTGGTTCGGCGCGAAGCCCGCCCGCGGCGAGGTCGTCGTCTTCCACGACCCGGGGCAGTGGATGAGGAATCATCCGACGCCCGAGCCCAATGTGGTGCAGAGGGCGCTGGGCTTCGTCGGGCTGATGCCGTCCGCCGGCGAGAAGGACCTGATCAAGCGGGTCGTGGGCGTCGCCGGCGACACCGTCGAGTGCGAGGGCGCCGGCCCGCTGAAGGTCAACGGAAAGCCGCTGGAGGAGCCCTACGTCTTCCCCGGCGACGTGCCGTGCAGCATGAACCCGGAGAGCCGGTTCAAGGTAACGGTGCCCAAGGACCGGCTGTGGGTGATGGGCGACCACCGGCAGGACTCGGAGGACTCCCGCTTCCACCAGGAGGAGGAAGACAAGGGCTTCGTCCCCGTGGACAAGGTGGTGGGCCGCGCCGTCGTCATCGCCTGGCCCGTCGACCGCTGGGACACGCTCTCCGTTCCCGCCACGTTCGGCCAGAAGGGCATCGACAAGGCGGCTGCCGCCGCGCCTACAGCGGTGGCCTTCGTAGGGGCCGTCCCTTTGGTCCTGGTGCGCCGCCGTCCGGTCTCCCGCGGCAAGTCCGGCGGTACGAGCCGGAGCTGA